A portion of the Cryptomeria japonica chromosome 5, Sugi_1.0, whole genome shotgun sequence genome contains these proteins:
- the LOC131043414 gene encoding transcription factor IBH1 codes for MNIPPSSFRQKYMARLLGALSSIDRISNKKELSLLKRRKRIKLAADISLALTSNGSLWSHALISKISKLNKDKSLLQRIIGKRTVRNMKNTQFCSGTHMQKLMAGRRRAMKRSFMKRRNMNMIKAMADIKTCPMEVRRPSPYQLARSLVSQRTKLLKRLIPGGESMDSCCLLREAADYIISLRTQVEVMQSLANNGSLQSRQSL; via the coding sequence ATGAATATCCCACCAAGTTCTTTCAGACAGAAATACATGGCAAGGCTTCTGGGGGCACTCAGTAGCATTGATAGAATTAGTAACAAGAAGGAGTTGAGCTTACTGAAGAGGAGAAAGAGAATCAAGCTTGCAGCAGACATATCACTGGCCCTCACATCCAATGGGAGTCTCTGGAGCCATGCTTTGATATCAAAAATATCCAAGCTTAACAAGGATAAGTCCCTCTTGCAGAGGATTATAGGCAAGAGGACTGTGAGAAACATGAAGAACACTCAATTCTGCTCTGGTACCCACATGCAGAAGCTAATGGCTGGCAGGAGGAGAGCAATGAAaagatcattcatgaagaggaGGAATATGAATATGATCAAGGCCATGGCTGATATAAAGACATGTCCAATGGAGGTGAGGAGGCCTTCTCCCTATCAACTTGCAAGGAGCCTGGTATCTCAGAGAACAAAGCTGCTGAAAAGACTCATTCCTGGTGGGGAATCCATGGACAGTTGCTGTCTATTGAGAGAAGCAGCAGACTATATCATCTCCCTCAGAACTCAGGTAGAAGTCATGCAATCCCTTGCAAATAATGGTAGTCTGCAATCTAGACAAAGTCTCTAA